In Oryzias melastigma strain HK-1 linkage group LG16, ASM292280v2, whole genome shotgun sequence, a single genomic region encodes these proteins:
- the LOC112143363 gene encoding protein MTSS 1 isoform X8, protein MEAVIEKECSALGGLFQTLIGDMKSSCPIWEDFINKAGKLQSQLRATAVAVAAFLDAFQKVADLATNSRGGTRDIGSALTRMCMRHRSIEAKLKQFSMCFLEGLINPLQEQMEEWKRGVNTLDKDHAKEYKKARQEIKKKSSDTLKLQKKAKKGRGDIQPQLNSAMQDVSDKYILLEENEKQALRKALIEERQRFCCFVGMLRPVVDEETSMLGELTHLQTISEDLKALTSDPHKLPPACEQVITDLKASDYGWLYHTPPSSPSTTMSRKSSMCSSLNSVNSSDSRGSSGSHSHSPSSSSSSSSSHHLFQNHHPRHRYRSSTLPQQTPARLSSISSHDSGFISSSQDQNTSSSPMSAESKPACPLPASLPQPCPSSSSSEVSEAEHPHSDCSSPSYLTAATASQHTTDEDWAKPGPYDQPMVNTLRRRKAKDTSAGLDSNSSSWSSGQASTSAPSPQGLKTSGQSEERNGVIPAAVKPGDMKTHDELALALSRGLELDTQRSSRDSIQCSSGYSTQTNTPCCSEDTIPSQVSDCDYFSMAGDQEPEQQQQQSDFDKSSTIPRNSDFSQSYRRMFQTKRPASTAGLPIAPAAYPGQVTSTVGPYPSTPIHAGAYPSTPAGAYPPTPGHGPVIITPGVATIRRTPSKPSTRRSGSVSAGPIPIRTPVIPVKTPTPPDAPGAVNGTRGAEEMRGGMEIPDSLIFSGPNNGDILPMVSWSGQASTNPPAAPQGGGGGGGGDVIGEAEEGNMLVAIRKGVKLKRTLTNDRSAPRIA, encoded by the exons GGGGCACAAGAGATATTGGATCTGCTTTGACCAGGATGTGTATGAGACACCGCAGCATAGAGGCTAAACTCAAGCAGTTCTCCAT GTGCTTTCTGGAAGGTTTGATTAACCCTCTACAGGAACAGATGGAAGAGTGGAAAAGAGGGGTCAACACTTTGGACAAGGACCACGCTAAAG AGTACAAAAAGGCTCGGCAGGAGATTAAGAAGAAGTCCTCAGACACTCTGAAGCttcagaaaaaagcaaagaaag GCCGAGGAGATATCCAGCCCCAACTGAACAGCGCAATGCAGGATGTGAGTGATAAATACATTCTTCTTGAAGAGAACGAGAAACAGGCCTTAAGGAAGGCTCTTATTGAAGAGAGACAGAggttttgctgttttgtggGGATGCTAAGGCCTGTGGTG GATGAGGAGACGTCGATGTTGGGAGAGCTTACCCATCTCCAGACTATCTCTGAAGACCTTAAggctctgacctctgaccctcaCAAACTTCCTCCAGCTTGTGAACAG GTGATCACAGATCTGAAGGCCTCAGACTATGGCTGGTTATATCACACACCGCCCTCATCTCCCAGTACCACCATGTCCAGGAAGTCCAGTATGTGCAG TAGTTTGAACAGCGTAAACAGTAGTGATTCCAGGGGATCCAGTGGCTCCCACTCTCattctccttcctcctcttcttcctcctcttcctcacaccACCTTTTCCAAAACCACCACCCTCGCCATCGATACCGCAGCTCCACGCTGCCCCAGCAGACCCCGGCCCGGCTCTCCAGCATCTCTTCCCACGACTCGGGCTTCATCTCTTCATCACAAGACCAAAACACGTCGTCCTCGCCAATGTCAGCGGAATCAAAG CCTGCCTGCCCACTGCCAGCCTCTCTGCCCCAGCCCTGTCCCAGTTCCAGCTCCTCTGAGGTGTCAGAGGCTGAGCATCCTCACAGCGACTGCAGCTCCCCCTCTTATCTCACTGCCGCTACTGCATCCCAGCACACTACTGACGAG GACTGGGCCAAGCCAGGACCTTATGACCAGCCGATGGTCAACactctgaggaggaggaaggccAAGGACACCTCCGCTGGGCTGGACAGTAACTCTAGCAGTTGGTCATCAGGCCAGGCTTCAACCTCAGCGCCATCTCCTCAAGGGTTAAAAACCTCCGGCCAATCAGAGGAGAGGAACGGGGTCATCCCTGCAGCTGTAAAG CCCGGTGATATGAAGACTCACGATGAGCTGGCCCTGGCCTTATCCAGAGGTCTGGAGCTGGACACTCAAAGGTCCAGCAGAGACTCCATCCAGTGCTCCAGTGGTTACAGCACACAGACCAACACGCCCTGCTGCTCTGAGGACACCATACCGTCACAAG TGTCGGACTGTGATTACTTCTCCATGGCAGGAGACCAAGAGcccgagcagcagcagcagcagtcagaCTTTGACAAGTCCTCCACCATTCCCAGAAACAGTGACTTCAGTCAGTCCTACAGGCGCATGTTCCAGACCAAACGGCCCGCCTCCACAGCCGGCCTGCCCATCGCACCAGCAGCTTATCCCGGACAGGTGACCTCCACTGTGGGGCCTTATCCGTCCACACCCATCCATGCAGGAGCCTACCCATCTACCCCCGCAGGGGCTTATCCCCCGACTCCAG GTCACGGTCCAGTCATCATCACCCCTGGAGTTGCCACGATCCGCCGTACTCCCTCCAAACCCTCCACCCGTCGCTCGGGCTCAGTGAGCGCAGGCCCCATTCCCATCCGTACTCCTGTCATCCCTGTTAAAACTCCGACTCCCCCCGATGCGCCAGGAGCGGTTAACGGCACCAGAGGTGCAGAGGAGATGAGAGGCGGAATGGAAATCCCAGATTCTTTGATATTTTCAGGACCAAACAATGGCGACATACTCCCCATGGTGTCCTGGAGCGGTCAGGCCTCCACCAACCCTCCAGCTGCGCCCCAAGGAGGTGGTGGAGGCGGTGGAGGCGATGTCATCGGAGAGGCAGAGGAGGGAAACATGCTGGTGGCCATCCGCAAGGGGGTGAAGCTCAAGAGAACTCTCACCAACGACCGCTCTGCACCGCGCATCGCCTGA
- the LOC112143363 gene encoding protein MTSS 1 isoform X5, with translation MEAVIEKECSALGGLFQTLIGDMKSSCPIWEDFINKAGKLQSQLRATAVAVAAFLDAFQKVADLATNSRGGTRDIGSALTRMCMRHRSIEAKLKQFSMCFLEGLINPLQEQMEEWKRGVNTLDKDHAKEYKKARQEIKKKSSDTLKLQKKAKKADNLGRGDIQPQLNSAMQDVSDKYILLEENEKQALRKALIEERQRFCCFVGMLRPVVDEETSMLGELTHLQTISEDLKALTSDPHKLPPACEQVITDLKASDYGWLYHTPPSSPSTTMSRKSSMCSSLNSVNSSDSRGSSGSHSHSPSSSSSSSSSHHLFQNHHPRHRYRSSTLPQQTPARLSSISSHDSGFISSSQDQNTSSSPMSAESKLSNGFDHYSPAGSPHLYSSGGSVSFMSGNAFPFFPSTSSSSPTRSWSRPASALLPDYPPYCTLGSPMFPSSRVPSWKDWAKPGPYDQPMVNTLRRRKAKDTSAGLDSNSSSWSSGQASTSAPSPQGLKTSGQSEERNGVIPAAVKPGDMKTHDELALALSRGLELDTQRSSRDSIQCSSGYSTQTNTPCCSEDTIPSQVSDCDYFSMAGDQEPEQQQQQSDFDKSSTIPRNSDFSQSYRRMFQTKRPASTAGLPIAPAAYPGQVTSTVGPYPSTPIHAGAYPSTPAGAYPPTPGHGPVIITPGVATIRRTPSKPSTRRSGSVSAGPIPIRTPVIPVKTPTPPDAPGAVNGTRGAEEMRGGMEIPDSLIFSGPNNGDILPMVSWSGQASTNPPAAPQGGGGGGGGDVIGEAEEGNMLVAIRKGVKLKRTLTNDRSAPRIA, from the exons GGGGCACAAGAGATATTGGATCTGCTTTGACCAGGATGTGTATGAGACACCGCAGCATAGAGGCTAAACTCAAGCAGTTCTCCAT GTGCTTTCTGGAAGGTTTGATTAACCCTCTACAGGAACAGATGGAAGAGTGGAAAAGAGGGGTCAACACTTTGGACAAGGACCACGCTAAAG AGTACAAAAAGGCTCGGCAGGAGATTAAGAAGAAGTCCTCAGACACTCTGAAGCttcagaaaaaagcaaagaaag CTGATAATCTCG GCCGAGGAGATATCCAGCCCCAACTGAACAGCGCAATGCAGGATGTGAGTGATAAATACATTCTTCTTGAAGAGAACGAGAAACAGGCCTTAAGGAAGGCTCTTATTGAAGAGAGACAGAggttttgctgttttgtggGGATGCTAAGGCCTGTGGTG GATGAGGAGACGTCGATGTTGGGAGAGCTTACCCATCTCCAGACTATCTCTGAAGACCTTAAggctctgacctctgaccctcaCAAACTTCCTCCAGCTTGTGAACAG GTGATCACAGATCTGAAGGCCTCAGACTATGGCTGGTTATATCACACACCGCCCTCATCTCCCAGTACCACCATGTCCAGGAAGTCCAGTATGTGCAG TAGTTTGAACAGCGTAAACAGTAGTGATTCCAGGGGATCCAGTGGCTCCCACTCTCattctccttcctcctcttcttcctcctcttcctcacaccACCTTTTCCAAAACCACCACCCTCGCCATCGATACCGCAGCTCCACGCTGCCCCAGCAGACCCCGGCCCGGCTCTCCAGCATCTCTTCCCACGACTCGGGCTTCATCTCTTCATCACAAGACCAAAACACGTCGTCCTCGCCAATGTCAGCGGAATCAAAG CTGTCCAACGGCTTTGACCACTACAGCCCGGCAGGGTCCCCCCACCTGTACAGCAGTGGGGGGAGTGTCAGCTTCATGTCAGGAAATGCCTTCCCCTTCTTCCCATCCACCTCATCCTCCAGCCCCACCCGTTCATGGTCACGTCCCGCCTCGGCGTTGCTGCCGGACTACCCCCCCTACTGCACTCTGGGCTCCCCCATGTTTCCTTCATCCCGCGTCCCCAGCTGGAAG GACTGGGCCAAGCCAGGACCTTATGACCAGCCGATGGTCAACactctgaggaggaggaaggccAAGGACACCTCCGCTGGGCTGGACAGTAACTCTAGCAGTTGGTCATCAGGCCAGGCTTCAACCTCAGCGCCATCTCCTCAAGGGTTAAAAACCTCCGGCCAATCAGAGGAGAGGAACGGGGTCATCCCTGCAGCTGTAAAG CCCGGTGATATGAAGACTCACGATGAGCTGGCCCTGGCCTTATCCAGAGGTCTGGAGCTGGACACTCAAAGGTCCAGCAGAGACTCCATCCAGTGCTCCAGTGGTTACAGCACACAGACCAACACGCCCTGCTGCTCTGAGGACACCATACCGTCACAAG TGTCGGACTGTGATTACTTCTCCATGGCAGGAGACCAAGAGcccgagcagcagcagcagcagtcagaCTTTGACAAGTCCTCCACCATTCCCAGAAACAGTGACTTCAGTCAGTCCTACAGGCGCATGTTCCAGACCAAACGGCCCGCCTCCACAGCCGGCCTGCCCATCGCACCAGCAGCTTATCCCGGACAGGTGACCTCCACTGTGGGGCCTTATCCGTCCACACCCATCCATGCAGGAGCCTACCCATCTACCCCCGCAGGGGCTTATCCCCCGACTCCAG GTCACGGTCCAGTCATCATCACCCCTGGAGTTGCCACGATCCGCCGTACTCCCTCCAAACCCTCCACCCGTCGCTCGGGCTCAGTGAGCGCAGGCCCCATTCCCATCCGTACTCCTGTCATCCCTGTTAAAACTCCGACTCCCCCCGATGCGCCAGGAGCGGTTAACGGCACCAGAGGTGCAGAGGAGATGAGAGGCGGAATGGAAATCCCAGATTCTTTGATATTTTCAGGACCAAACAATGGCGACATACTCCCCATGGTGTCCTGGAGCGGTCAGGCCTCCACCAACCCTCCAGCTGCGCCCCAAGGAGGTGGTGGAGGCGGTGGAGGCGATGTCATCGGAGAGGCAGAGGAGGGAAACATGCTGGTGGCCATCCGCAAGGGGGTGAAGCTCAAGAGAACTCTCACCAACGACCGCTCTGCACCGCGCATCGCCTGA
- the LOC112143363 gene encoding protein MTSS 1 isoform X2, whose amino-acid sequence MEAVIEKECSALGGLFQTLIGDMKSSCPIWEDFINKAGKLQSQLRATAVAVAAFLDAFQKVADLATNSRGGTRDIGSALTRMCMRHRSIEAKLKQFSMCFLEGLINPLQEQMEEWKRGVNTLDKDHAKEYKKARQEIKKKSSDTLKLQKKAKKGRGDIQPQLNSAMQDVSDKYILLEENEKQALRKALIEERQRFCCFVGMLRPVVDEETSMLGELTHLQTISEDLKALTSDPHKLPPACEQVITDLKASDYGWLYHTPPSSPSTTMSRKSSMCSSLNSVNSSDSRGSSGSHSHSPSSSSSSSSSHHLFQNHHPRHRYRSSTLPQQTPARLSSISSHDSGFISSSQDQNTSSSPMSAESKPACPLPASLPQPCPSSSSSEVSEAEHPHSDCSSPSYLTAATASQHTTDELSNGFDHYSPAGSPHLYSSGGSVSFMSGNAFPFFPSTSSSSPTRSWSRPASALLPDYPPYCTLGSPMFPSSRVPSWKDWAKPGPYDQPMVNTLRRRKAKDTSAGLDSNSSSWSSGQASTSAPSPQGLKTSGQSEERNGVIPAAVKPGDMKTHDELALALSRGLELDTQRSSRDSIQCSSGYSTQTNTPCCSEDTIPSQVSDCDYFSMAGDQEPEQQQQQSDFDKSSTIPRNSDFSQSYRRMFQTKRPASTAGLPIAPAAYPGQVTSTVGPYPSTPIHAGAYPSTPAGAYPPTPGHGPVIITPGVATIRRTPSKPSTRRSGSVSAGPIPIRTPVIPVKTPTPPDAPGAVNGTRGAEEMRGGMEIPDSLIFSGPNNGDILPMVSWSGQASTNPPAAPQGGGGGGGGDVIGEAEEGNMLVAIRKGVKLKRTLTNDRSAPRIA is encoded by the exons GGGGCACAAGAGATATTGGATCTGCTTTGACCAGGATGTGTATGAGACACCGCAGCATAGAGGCTAAACTCAAGCAGTTCTCCAT GTGCTTTCTGGAAGGTTTGATTAACCCTCTACAGGAACAGATGGAAGAGTGGAAAAGAGGGGTCAACACTTTGGACAAGGACCACGCTAAAG AGTACAAAAAGGCTCGGCAGGAGATTAAGAAGAAGTCCTCAGACACTCTGAAGCttcagaaaaaagcaaagaaag GCCGAGGAGATATCCAGCCCCAACTGAACAGCGCAATGCAGGATGTGAGTGATAAATACATTCTTCTTGAAGAGAACGAGAAACAGGCCTTAAGGAAGGCTCTTATTGAAGAGAGACAGAggttttgctgttttgtggGGATGCTAAGGCCTGTGGTG GATGAGGAGACGTCGATGTTGGGAGAGCTTACCCATCTCCAGACTATCTCTGAAGACCTTAAggctctgacctctgaccctcaCAAACTTCCTCCAGCTTGTGAACAG GTGATCACAGATCTGAAGGCCTCAGACTATGGCTGGTTATATCACACACCGCCCTCATCTCCCAGTACCACCATGTCCAGGAAGTCCAGTATGTGCAG TAGTTTGAACAGCGTAAACAGTAGTGATTCCAGGGGATCCAGTGGCTCCCACTCTCattctccttcctcctcttcttcctcctcttcctcacaccACCTTTTCCAAAACCACCACCCTCGCCATCGATACCGCAGCTCCACGCTGCCCCAGCAGACCCCGGCCCGGCTCTCCAGCATCTCTTCCCACGACTCGGGCTTCATCTCTTCATCACAAGACCAAAACACGTCGTCCTCGCCAATGTCAGCGGAATCAAAG CCTGCCTGCCCACTGCCAGCCTCTCTGCCCCAGCCCTGTCCCAGTTCCAGCTCCTCTGAGGTGTCAGAGGCTGAGCATCCTCACAGCGACTGCAGCTCCCCCTCTTATCTCACTGCCGCTACTGCATCCCAGCACACTACTGACGAG CTGTCCAACGGCTTTGACCACTACAGCCCGGCAGGGTCCCCCCACCTGTACAGCAGTGGGGGGAGTGTCAGCTTCATGTCAGGAAATGCCTTCCCCTTCTTCCCATCCACCTCATCCTCCAGCCCCACCCGTTCATGGTCACGTCCCGCCTCGGCGTTGCTGCCGGACTACCCCCCCTACTGCACTCTGGGCTCCCCCATGTTTCCTTCATCCCGCGTCCCCAGCTGGAAG GACTGGGCCAAGCCAGGACCTTATGACCAGCCGATGGTCAACactctgaggaggaggaaggccAAGGACACCTCCGCTGGGCTGGACAGTAACTCTAGCAGTTGGTCATCAGGCCAGGCTTCAACCTCAGCGCCATCTCCTCAAGGGTTAAAAACCTCCGGCCAATCAGAGGAGAGGAACGGGGTCATCCCTGCAGCTGTAAAG CCCGGTGATATGAAGACTCACGATGAGCTGGCCCTGGCCTTATCCAGAGGTCTGGAGCTGGACACTCAAAGGTCCAGCAGAGACTCCATCCAGTGCTCCAGTGGTTACAGCACACAGACCAACACGCCCTGCTGCTCTGAGGACACCATACCGTCACAAG TGTCGGACTGTGATTACTTCTCCATGGCAGGAGACCAAGAGcccgagcagcagcagcagcagtcagaCTTTGACAAGTCCTCCACCATTCCCAGAAACAGTGACTTCAGTCAGTCCTACAGGCGCATGTTCCAGACCAAACGGCCCGCCTCCACAGCCGGCCTGCCCATCGCACCAGCAGCTTATCCCGGACAGGTGACCTCCACTGTGGGGCCTTATCCGTCCACACCCATCCATGCAGGAGCCTACCCATCTACCCCCGCAGGGGCTTATCCCCCGACTCCAG GTCACGGTCCAGTCATCATCACCCCTGGAGTTGCCACGATCCGCCGTACTCCCTCCAAACCCTCCACCCGTCGCTCGGGCTCAGTGAGCGCAGGCCCCATTCCCATCCGTACTCCTGTCATCCCTGTTAAAACTCCGACTCCCCCCGATGCGCCAGGAGCGGTTAACGGCACCAGAGGTGCAGAGGAGATGAGAGGCGGAATGGAAATCCCAGATTCTTTGATATTTTCAGGACCAAACAATGGCGACATACTCCCCATGGTGTCCTGGAGCGGTCAGGCCTCCACCAACCCTCCAGCTGCGCCCCAAGGAGGTGGTGGAGGCGGTGGAGGCGATGTCATCGGAGAGGCAGAGGAGGGAAACATGCTGGTGGCCATCCGCAAGGGGGTGAAGCTCAAGAGAACTCTCACCAACGACCGCTCTGCACCGCGCATCGCCTGA
- the LOC112143363 gene encoding protein MTSS 1 isoform X4, with protein MEAVIEKECSALGGLFQTLIGDMKSSCPIWEDFINKAGKLQSQLRATAVAVAAFLDAFQKVADLATNSRGGTRDIGSALTRMCMRHRSIEAKLKQFSMCFLEGLINPLQEQMEEWKRGVNTLDKDHAKEYKKARQEIKKKSSDTLKLQKKAKKGRGDIQPQLNSAMQDVSDKYILLEENEKQALRKALIEERQRFCCFVGMLRPVVDEETSMLGELTHLQTISEDLKALTSDPHKLPPACEQVITDLKASDYGWLYHTPPSSPSTTMSRKSSMCSSTLPQQTPARLSSISSHDSGFISSSQDQNTSSSPMSAESKPACPLPASLPQPCPSSSSSEVSEAEHPHSDCSSPSYLTAATASQHTTDELSNGFDHYSPAGSPHLYSSGGSVSFMSGNAFPFFPSTSSSSPTRSWSRPASALLPDYPPYCTLGSPMFPSSRVPSWKDWAKPGPYDQPMVNTLRRRKAKDTSAGLDSNSSSWSSGQASTSAPSPQGLKTSGQSEERNGVIPAAVKPGDMKTHDELALALSRGLELDTQRSSRDSIQCSSGYSTQTNTPCCSEDTIPSQVSDCDYFSMAGDQEPEQQQQQSDFDKSSTIPRNSDFSQSYRRMFQTKRPASTAGLPIAPAAYPGQVTSTVGPYPSTPIHAGAYPSTPAGAYPPTPGHGPVIITPGVATIRRTPSKPSTRRSGSVSAGPIPIRTPVIPVKTPTPPDAPGAVNGTRGAEEMRGGMEIPDSLIFSGPNNGDILPMVSWSGQASTNPPAAPQGGGGGGGGDVIGEAEEGNMLVAIRKGVKLKRTLTNDRSAPRIA; from the exons GGGGCACAAGAGATATTGGATCTGCTTTGACCAGGATGTGTATGAGACACCGCAGCATAGAGGCTAAACTCAAGCAGTTCTCCAT GTGCTTTCTGGAAGGTTTGATTAACCCTCTACAGGAACAGATGGAAGAGTGGAAAAGAGGGGTCAACACTTTGGACAAGGACCACGCTAAAG AGTACAAAAAGGCTCGGCAGGAGATTAAGAAGAAGTCCTCAGACACTCTGAAGCttcagaaaaaagcaaagaaag GCCGAGGAGATATCCAGCCCCAACTGAACAGCGCAATGCAGGATGTGAGTGATAAATACATTCTTCTTGAAGAGAACGAGAAACAGGCCTTAAGGAAGGCTCTTATTGAAGAGAGACAGAggttttgctgttttgtggGGATGCTAAGGCCTGTGGTG GATGAGGAGACGTCGATGTTGGGAGAGCTTACCCATCTCCAGACTATCTCTGAAGACCTTAAggctctgacctctgaccctcaCAAACTTCCTCCAGCTTGTGAACAG GTGATCACAGATCTGAAGGCCTCAGACTATGGCTGGTTATATCACACACCGCCCTCATCTCCCAGTACCACCATGTCCAGGAAGTCCAGTATGTGCAG CTCCACGCTGCCCCAGCAGACCCCGGCCCGGCTCTCCAGCATCTCTTCCCACGACTCGGGCTTCATCTCTTCATCACAAGACCAAAACACGTCGTCCTCGCCAATGTCAGCGGAATCAAAG CCTGCCTGCCCACTGCCAGCCTCTCTGCCCCAGCCCTGTCCCAGTTCCAGCTCCTCTGAGGTGTCAGAGGCTGAGCATCCTCACAGCGACTGCAGCTCCCCCTCTTATCTCACTGCCGCTACTGCATCCCAGCACACTACTGACGAG CTGTCCAACGGCTTTGACCACTACAGCCCGGCAGGGTCCCCCCACCTGTACAGCAGTGGGGGGAGTGTCAGCTTCATGTCAGGAAATGCCTTCCCCTTCTTCCCATCCACCTCATCCTCCAGCCCCACCCGTTCATGGTCACGTCCCGCCTCGGCGTTGCTGCCGGACTACCCCCCCTACTGCACTCTGGGCTCCCCCATGTTTCCTTCATCCCGCGTCCCCAGCTGGAAG GACTGGGCCAAGCCAGGACCTTATGACCAGCCGATGGTCAACactctgaggaggaggaaggccAAGGACACCTCCGCTGGGCTGGACAGTAACTCTAGCAGTTGGTCATCAGGCCAGGCTTCAACCTCAGCGCCATCTCCTCAAGGGTTAAAAACCTCCGGCCAATCAGAGGAGAGGAACGGGGTCATCCCTGCAGCTGTAAAG CCCGGTGATATGAAGACTCACGATGAGCTGGCCCTGGCCTTATCCAGAGGTCTGGAGCTGGACACTCAAAGGTCCAGCAGAGACTCCATCCAGTGCTCCAGTGGTTACAGCACACAGACCAACACGCCCTGCTGCTCTGAGGACACCATACCGTCACAAG TGTCGGACTGTGATTACTTCTCCATGGCAGGAGACCAAGAGcccgagcagcagcagcagcagtcagaCTTTGACAAGTCCTCCACCATTCCCAGAAACAGTGACTTCAGTCAGTCCTACAGGCGCATGTTCCAGACCAAACGGCCCGCCTCCACAGCCGGCCTGCCCATCGCACCAGCAGCTTATCCCGGACAGGTGACCTCCACTGTGGGGCCTTATCCGTCCACACCCATCCATGCAGGAGCCTACCCATCTACCCCCGCAGGGGCTTATCCCCCGACTCCAG GTCACGGTCCAGTCATCATCACCCCTGGAGTTGCCACGATCCGCCGTACTCCCTCCAAACCCTCCACCCGTCGCTCGGGCTCAGTGAGCGCAGGCCCCATTCCCATCCGTACTCCTGTCATCCCTGTTAAAACTCCGACTCCCCCCGATGCGCCAGGAGCGGTTAACGGCACCAGAGGTGCAGAGGAGATGAGAGGCGGAATGGAAATCCCAGATTCTTTGATATTTTCAGGACCAAACAATGGCGACATACTCCCCATGGTGTCCTGGAGCGGTCAGGCCTCCACCAACCCTCCAGCTGCGCCCCAAGGAGGTGGTGGAGGCGGTGGAGGCGATGTCATCGGAGAGGCAGAGGAGGGAAACATGCTGGTGGCCATCCGCAAGGGGGTGAAGCTCAAGAGAACTCTCACCAACGACCGCTCTGCACCGCGCATCGCCTGA